One region of Tamandua tetradactyla isolate mTamTet1 chromosome 6, mTamTet1.pri, whole genome shotgun sequence genomic DNA includes:
- the CALCOCO2 gene encoding calcium-binding and coiled-coil domain-containing protein 2, with product MEEITEDPPTSAVLLDHCNFSQVIFNSVEKFYVPGGDVTCYFTLTQHFVPRRKDWIGIFRVGWKTTREYYTFMWVTLPIDLNNEPSKQQEVQFKAYYLPKDDEYYQFCYVDQDGVVRGASIPFQFRPESEEDILVVTTQEEVEEIELRNKELCKENQELKDNCLILQKQNSDMQAELQKMQELQEELKTLKNLNKKLENKVKEQKNSWETELLQLKEQNQKMSTENEKMELRVDKLQAQLSIQEKEMEKLVQGDQDKTEQLEHLKKENGQLLLNLTEQRKHQKKLEQTVEEMKHKETTATRKQQELMDQNFDLSKRLSENEFMYKVLQGDKEKIEEENNLLKRENSRLLSYMGLDFDSLPYQVPTSVQGGAGQNPGLVYGNPYSGIQESSAPNLLSVKKCPTCREDFVDDIGDHTLEQHMPVFCLSCPVCDKIFSAGERQIFEDHVFCHSL from the exons ATGGAAGAGATAACAGAGGATCCCCCCACATCAGCTGTCTTGCTGGATCATTGTAATTTCTCTCAGGTCATCTTCAACAGTGTGGAGAAGTTTTATGTTCCTGGAGGGGATGTCACATGTTATTTTACTCTCACTCAGCATTTCGTTCCCCGTCGAAAGGATTGGATTGGCATCTTCAGA GTAGGATGGAAGACAACCCGTGAGTATTACACCTTCATGTGGGTTACTTTGCCCATTGACCTAAACAACGAACCATCCAAACAACAGGAAGTTCAATTCAAAG CTTATTACCTGCCCAAGGATGATGAATATTACCAATTCTGCTATGTGGATCAAGATGGTGTGGTTCGGGGAGCAAGTATCCCTTTCCAGTTCCGTCCAGAAAGTGAGGAGGACATCCTGGTTGTTACCACTCAG GAAGAGGTGGAAGAGATTGAACTTCGCAACAAAGAACTTTGCAAAGAAAACCAGGAGCTGAAGGACAACTGTCTCATCCTCCAGAAGCAGAATTCAGACATGCAGGCTGAGCTCCAGAAGATGCAG GAATTACAGGAGGAgctaaaaaccctaaagaatctCAATAAGAAGTTGGAAAACAAAGTGAAAGAGCAGAAGAACTCTTGGGAGACAGAACTGCTTCA ACTCAAAGAGCAAAACCAGAAGATGTccacagaaaatgagaaaatggaactCAGAGTAGATAAGCTTCAG GCCCAGCTGTCaattcaagagaaagaaatggaaaagcttgtTCAAGGAGATCAAGATAAGACAGAACAGCTGGAGcatctgaaaaaggaaaatggcCAACTGTTGCTCAATTTAACTGAACAG AGGAAGCATCAGAAGAAGCTTGAGCAGACAGTGGAGGAGATGAAGCATAAGGAAACTACTGCAACGAGGAAACAACAGGAGCTAATG GACCAGAACTTTGACCTGTCAAAAAGACTGAGTGAGAACGAGTTTATGTATAAAGTTCTGCAgggtgataaagagaaaatagaagaagaaaataat CTTTTGAAGAGAGAAAACAGCAGACTGCTGAGTTACATGGGCCTAGATTTTGACTCTCTGCCGTATCAAGTGCCTACTTCAGTTCAAGGAGGTGCAGGACAAAATCCTGGACTTGTCTATGGAAATCCATATTCTG gtATCCAAGAAAGTTCTGCCCCCAATCTG CTCTCCGTCAAGAAATGTCCCACCTGTCGAGAAGACTTTGTTGATGATATTGGTGATCATACCTTGGAGCAGCACATGCCTGTCTTTTGTTTGAGTTGTCCAGTTTGTGACAAGATCTTCTCAGCAGGCGAGAGGCAGATCTTTGAAGACCATGTATTCTGTCACTCTTTATAA